CGCTGTTCGGCGACAACGTGATCGACTGGGGCCTGATCGAGACGCACTGGACCGACCTGCTGCGCACCGCGATCTCCATCAGCGAGGGCCGCCTGTCGTCAGTGACCTTGCTGCGGCGGCTGGGCAACAATTCGCGCAAGAACCGGCTGTACCGGGCGTTCCGCGAGCTGGGCCGGGTGATCCGGACGATCACGCTGCTGCGGTTCCTGGCCGATGCGCAGCTGCGGGAGCAGATCACCGCGATCACCAACAAGGCCGAGGCGTTCCACGGGTTCTCCGCGTGGCTGCGCTTCGGCGGCGAGGCGATCGGCCGCAACGACCCGGACTACCAGGAGAAGATCGTCAAGTTCAACGAGCTGCTGGCCAACTGCGTGATCTACTCCAACGCCTGCGACATCACCGCCGCCGCCAACGCCCTGGCCGGCGACGGGCACCCGATCGATCCCGACGACCTGGCCACGATCTCCCCGTACATCACCCACACCATCCGCCGCTTCGGCGACTGGGTGCTGGACCTGTCCCCACCCGAGACGGTGCCGGTCACCACGCTGGACCTGGTGCCCGGCGCGCTGTTCCCCGGCGACATCGCCACGGCCGCGGTGCCGGCCGTTGCCGCGGCACGACAACTGCTCCGTGCCGCCTCGAGGAAGGGGTCTTGATGACCACCCGTTGGGTTCGCTACGTCGTCCCGGTCATGGTCGAGATCGACTGCGACAACGACGCGATCGACCGGATCGTCGCCCTGCCCGGCGAGGCACGCGAGGACCGCGACGACCGCGGCCAGTTCTGCATCTACGACGAGAACTTCATCCGCCGCCACGCCGACGGCCCGGACGAGGTGCACGCCCTGTGGGTGGCCAACCCGCCGAACGGGCGGATCCTGCCCGGCCCGCCGCAGGACTGGCCGCACCTGCTGGACTGGGAAGACGGCTTCGACCTCGACGAATACGACGCCGACGGATACTGCGAGGACGACCGCTACACCGACTGCGACCCCTACGCGCCGCCGCGCCGTCCGGGAGCGTCCTCGTGACCGGCGACGGCGCGGGCGCCGCGCCGGTCGAGTCGGAGGCGGTGCGGATGGTCCGCGGTACCCCGCCGTGGTGGCCGGGGTCCGGGCCGGTTTCCGGCGGTAACCCACCGCTCGGGCAGAGCGTCAGTCGCTTCGGGAACCAGGCCCGGAGCGGGGTGGCTGCACGAGAGCTGGGAACGGGCTCTCATGCGTGCTGAGGGTCGCGGACGATGCTGTGCACCTGGGGGACGAGGAGATTGGCCAGGCATGCCAGGACGATGAGCGCAGCGGCGGCGAGCAACAGCGGGCCGGGCGACACGACGGGCAGGGCGACGGCGACGAGGATGTATCCGAGCGGGATGGCGGCGGTTTCGCCGAAGGCGTTGATCGCGAACAGGCGTCCTTGAAGCCGGTCCTCGACGTGGGAGGCGAGGACGACGTTCCAGGCCACGCTCGCGATGTCCATGGCGAGCCCGGCGAGGAGCATCGCGGTCATCACGATCGCGAACGGCGCGTGCGCTCCCATCGCGGCGAGCGGGAGCGCGAGCCCGCAGGACACGCAGAGCGCTACTGTCAGCAGTCTGCGGGGTTTCCAGGCCAGGGCGAGTCCGCTGCCCGCGACCATGCCGGCGGCGAAACCGGCCTGCAGCGCGCCCCAGCCGGCTGCGCCGTGGTAGCGGTCGGCCGCGACGACGGGGCCTAGCAGCGCGTTGCCGGCCATCCACGCGGACAGGACTGCCGTCCCGGACAGGGTGTAGGTCCACATCCAGGTCCGGGACAGGAACTGTGACCATCCTTCGGCGAAGTCCTGCCGGAGGGTGCCGCGCGCGGTCGTGACGGAGCCGAGGTCGAGGCCGAGCACCAGCAGTGCCGACAGGACGAAGCTGGCGGCGTCGACGGCCAGGCCCACCGCTGGGGAGGAGACGCTGATCACCAGCCCGCCGACGGCCGGTCCGGCGACGCGGACCGCGTTCTGGGGGAACCGGGCGAGTGCGTTGGCCTGCTGGATGAGGTGTTCGGGCACGATCTGCCGCAGGATCCCTTGTTGCGCGGGCCGTGATATCGCCGCGGCGGCTCCGGAGAGGAAGGACAGGCCCCCGAGCAGGAGCGTCGCGCGGGCGTCGACGGCCACGACCGCCGCGACCGCCGCTTGGACGAGCGCGGCGCTCAGCCGGCCGGCGAACAGCAGCCGCGACCGGGACACGCGGTCGGCCAGCGCTCCGCCGTAGAGCAGGAACACCACGGTGGGCACGATGTTGAGCGCGAGGACCACCGCGAGAGACGACCCGCCGCTGCCGCCGCCGACCACGGCGAAAGCGAGCGCGACCGGAGCGATCGACGATCCGAAACCGTTGACGACATTCGAGGCGAACACGCGCCGGAACGCGCCGATGCGCAGCAGCTCCGCCGCGCCGCCGCTGCGCAGCGCGGTCACTGTTGCCGGCCTGTCGCGGTGTCGCGGTTCCGCTCCCAGAGGGCGATGCCGTGCCGGTAGGCCGCCCAGTAGTCGGCGTGGGAGATTTTTCCGTGGCCTCGGCCGTTGCGCAGCAGGGAGACGTACACGCCCGGGTCGGGGTCGGTGGCCTCGACGATCGGGAGGAGATGGTTTTTGAGGTGGAGCAGGTCGCGGTCGCTGACCGCGGCGTAGACCATTTTCCCGGTATCGGGCGGTCGCCGCGCGAGCAGCGTTGACAGTTTCTCCGGTTCGGCGGTTCCCGGCAGGTGCGCCCAGGGCGCGAATTCCGGCCACAGGAAAAACGAGCGCGGATCGTTCTGGGGCGCGATGGCCAGCGCCAGGCTCGGCGAGCGGGACTGCAGCGCCATCCGGATCGCGGCGTATCCGCCGGAGGAGGGGCCGTGCCAGACCACGCCGCGCAGGCGATGCTGTCGCGCCAGGTCGGCAGCTACGCGGTCGAGCAGCGGCCAGAAGTGCCGTGCACCGGACAGATACCAGCCGATGGAGCAGTCCGGCGAGCGTTCCAGGACCGGGTCGGACGCGAACAGACAGACCGCGTTCAGCGACAGCGAGGTCTCCTGCCGGAGGAACACCGGCGTGCGGTACTGCGCCCGTTCGATCTGGCCGTGCAGGAACACGCTCACGTACGGGGACTCGATCTTCTTCGGCACCCGGACCATGTACTGCAGCAGGTCCCCGTCCGGCGACCTCGCCGCGTAGGAACGGCTCTCCCGCGTCGGGCTGTCGTCCGCAGCGTCGCGGGCCTCGGATCCCGGGGCCGGGCGACGGGTCATCCGCGGTCCTTCGCCCCGGACGCGAGCGGAGCCGACTGGGCGGCCTCGTCCGCGCGCGGCGAGTACCGGGGGATGTCGTTGCGCAGCATCGTGCGCAGCCCGGGGCCGACGACTTTGACGACGGAGAACACGTCCGGGCGCGTGGACAGGTCGAGCACGATCGGTTCGTGCCCGCTGACGGCTTCAACGCGCCGTGCGAGCGTGGCCAGCTCGCTGCTGAGGCTGGTGTCCTGGAACCCGAGGCCTTCGACCGCCAGGTCCCAGTCGAGGCCGGTGACGGTGAAGCGCGGCTCGTCGCAGACCGAGGAGAAGACGTCGATTTCGGACGGAATGTCGTCGCGTGTCCCGGTGATCTCGGTCAGGCGCGTCTGCACGGCTTCGGTCAGCGCCCGCGACACCGCCACGGCGGGATCGCTGTGCGCGCCCGCTCCCGCGCACACGGCCGGGTAGTCCTGCGACCAGATGCAGGCGACCGCGACGGGCAGCGCGTACGGGTTGGGCACCAGGGCGAGCTCCAGCTGGACGCCCGCGTCGTCGAGGCGGCGGATGGTGTCCTGGCAGAACGGCGAGCTGATGCTGCGCGGGTCGAGGAAGACCCGGTGGTCGGGCGCGTGTTCTTTCAGCGTCGACACGACGTCGCGTTCGATGACCTCGTACAGGCCGTGCAGGACCGCCTCGTCGTGGGTGTTGCCCGAGGCCAGGCCGTTGCTGCTGGCGTCGAACGGGACGGGCTGCCAGTCGCGGGTGCTGGTGAAGGCCAGGTCTACGACGTCGCAGGGGATCCAGGTCGGCGTACCGCTGCGCAGGCCGACGCCGCGGTACCAGTCGAGGACGAGCAGGTCGAACGCGTCGGCCGTGACGCGCGCGTTGAGGTTCGCGACGTCATACTGCAGGTCGAGGTCCCGGGCGAGGGCGGTGCGCCGCTCGTTGCCGGGATGTTCGGCGTGTTGCTGTTCGAGGGTTTCCATGACCGCGGACAGCTTCGCCAGGATGGGGTCGTGGCCTTTGCCTTGTGCCACCGACAGGGTTTCCGATGCGGGGCGCACCGCGAGGAACACGGGCACGCCGATGCAGTCGAGGCCGGTGACGTCGGCGACCCGGGTCACGCCGTAGCCGGGCAGCAGCGGCTCGATCAGCGCCCAGGTGTCCTCCGGGGCCCTGGCCCGGTGGGTTCCGGGGAGGACGATCTTCTTATCCAGCATGGGCGCTCGTCTTTCGCTCCTGGAAGGCGCGCACTGCGGTGAGGTAGCCCACGACCATCCGCGCGAGCGCGCGCACGGCGTCGCCCTCGCTGCGGAATCCCCGGGCGACGCCGGCGCCTTCCATCTCGTCGGCGTCGACGCCCCAGAGGTCGGCCAGCAGCGCGGACCCGACATCGCGGCGCAGCCAGCGGGAGCTGAACGCCGGGTTGCGGGCGTGGAATTCGCGGTCCGCGGCGAGGTACTCGGTCAGGGTGGCGATGTCCTGCGG
Above is a window of Amycolatopsis sp. AA4 DNA encoding:
- a CDS encoding MFS transporter, with the protein product MTALRSGGAAELLRIGAFRRVFASNVVNGFGSSIAPVALAFAVVGGGSGGSSLAVVLALNIVPTVVFLLYGGALADRVSRSRLLFAGRLSAALVQAAVAAVVAVDARATLLLGGLSFLSGAAAAISRPAQQGILRQIVPEHLIQQANALARFPQNAVRVAGPAVGGLVISVSSPAVGLAVDAASFVLSALLVLGLDLGSVTTARGTLRQDFAEGWSQFLSRTWMWTYTLSGTAVLSAWMAGNALLGPVVAADRYHGAAGWGALQAGFAAGMVAGSGLALAWKPRRLLTVALCVSCGLALPLAAMGAHAPFAIVMTAMLLAGLAMDIASVAWNVVLASHVEDRLQGRLFAINAFGETAAIPLGYILVAVALPVVSPGPLLLAAAALIVLACLANLLVPQVHSIVRDPQHA
- a CDS encoding YcaO-like family protein, whose protein sequence is MLDKKIVLPGTHRARAPEDTWALIEPLLPGYGVTRVADVTGLDCIGVPVFLAVRPASETLSVAQGKGHDPILAKLSAVMETLEQQHAEHPGNERRTALARDLDLQYDVANLNARVTADAFDLLVLDWYRGVGLRSGTPTWIPCDVVDLAFTSTRDWQPVPFDASSNGLASGNTHDEAVLHGLYEVIERDVVSTLKEHAPDHRVFLDPRSISSPFCQDTIRRLDDAGVQLELALVPNPYALPVAVACIWSQDYPAVCAGAGAHSDPAVAVSRALTEAVQTRLTEITGTRDDIPSEIDVFSSVCDEPRFTVTGLDWDLAVEGLGFQDTSLSSELATLARRVEAVSGHEPIVLDLSTRPDVFSVVKVVGPGLRTMLRNDIPRYSPRADEAAQSAPLASGAKDRG